The Chryseobacterium nakagawai genome has a segment encoding these proteins:
- a CDS encoding cob(I)yrinic acid a,c-diamide adenosyltransferase: MKIYTKTGDKGQTALYGGTRVSKASARVDSYGNIDELNSFIGIAKSHIEDEEVLRQLKKIQFDLFTVGSEAATPVDKLMLANGKSRLPIIISETEIEELEQWMDIFDEKLEPLQYFILPGGGKPATFLHAARTICRRAERSLVFLNEAEEVRPELIKYLNRLSDYLFVLARYISKLNNEPEEYWNPNER, from the coding sequence ATGAAAATTTATACAAAAACAGGAGATAAAGGTCAGACGGCACTTTATGGCGGAACAAGAGTTTCCAAAGCCAGTGCAAGAGTTGACAGCTATGGAAATATAGATGAGCTTAATTCATTCATCGGAATTGCAAAAAGTCATATTGAGGATGAAGAAGTTTTGAGACAATTGAAAAAAATCCAGTTTGATTTATTCACGGTAGGTTCAGAAGCGGCAACACCTGTAGATAAACTGATGTTGGCAAACGGAAAATCGCGTCTTCCCATCATTATTTCAGAAACAGAAATCGAGGAATTGGAGCAGTGGATGGATATTTTTGACGAAAAGCTGGAACCTCTTCAATATTTTATTCTTCCCGGAGGTGGAAAACCTGCAACCTTTTTACATGCGGCAAGAACCATCTGTAGAAGAGCAGAACGTTCATTGGTGTTCTTAAATGAGGCTGAAGAGGTACGTCCTGAATTAATAAAATATTTAAACAGATTATCAGATTATCTTTTCGTATTGGCAAGGTATATATCAAAATTAAACAACGAACCGGAAGAATATTGGAACCCGAATGAGAGATAA
- a CDS encoding DinB family protein, with the protein MTTTATATQQFMTTEQLLKDWQGHRNLTRRVIEAFPEKELFEFSIGGMRPFAKMATELLNIGGVALKGIIENNMEAYNEEGFTPKTKEELLKKWDEETEVINHYFRQITETRFQETFNLFGQYEFPVYENILYFVDNEIHHRAQGYVYLRALGIEPPFFWERF; encoded by the coding sequence ATGACAACTACAGCAACAGCAACCCAGCAATTCATGACTACTGAGCAATTATTAAAGGATTGGCAAGGGCACAGAAACCTGACAAGAAGAGTAATTGAAGCTTTTCCAGAAAAAGAATTATTTGAATTTTCAATTGGTGGAATGAGACCATTCGCCAAAATGGCAACAGAACTACTCAATATTGGAGGGGTTGCTTTAAAAGGAATCATTGAAAACAATATGGAAGCTTACAATGAGGAAGGTTTTACCCCAAAAACCAAAGAAGAACTCCTTAAAAAATGGGATGAAGAAACTGAGGTTATCAATCATTACTTCAGACAAATCACTGAAACGCGCTTCCAGGAAACGTTTAATTTATTCGGACAATATGAGTTCCCGGTATATGAGAACATTCTTTATTTTGTAGATAACGAAATTCACCACCGTGCACAGGGATATGTTTATCTGAGAGCTTTAGGAATTGAACCGCCTTTCTTCTGGGAAAGATTCTAA
- a CDS encoding helix-turn-helix transcriptional regulator encodes MNDHYLKKLDRVTAILTQLQSKPVVRAQDLAEKFDVSVRTIYRDVKTLENAGIPIVGEAGNGYSLMEGYKLPPVMFTKEEVLSFITAEKLMQKFSHQSLGNHYQTAMEKVRSVLRYSDKNLIQNIEKQIDVFNFHTQQKEEDSLKNVIPIILESIAEKTQLTIEYQTVDSKVTNRTIEAVGIFFEFNFWYIMAYCTLRKDFRQFRVDRILQIFKTQTPFLQEYGQINDYRKSHGNKVKAKLLVDKKIMAHLVNSKKYYGLIEEVETDLGMELTFETEWINDGFPRWVITFADYATILEPESLRVRMGELLVKMMERHQ; translated from the coding sequence ATGAACGATCACTATTTAAAGAAACTCGACCGCGTTACAGCCATTCTTACCCAGCTGCAGTCTAAACCTGTAGTAAGAGCACAGGATCTGGCTGAAAAATTCGATGTCAGTGTAAGAACCATTTATAGGGATGTAAAAACCCTTGAGAATGCAGGAATTCCAATCGTTGGAGAAGCAGGAAACGGATACTCTCTGATGGAGGGTTATAAGCTTCCACCGGTGATGTTTACTAAAGAAGAGGTTTTGAGTTTTATTACTGCTGAAAAGCTTATGCAAAAGTTTTCCCATCAGAGTTTGGGAAATCATTATCAGACCGCGATGGAAAAAGTGCGTTCAGTGTTGAGGTATTCAGATAAGAATTTGATTCAGAATATTGAAAAACAGATCGATGTTTTTAATTTTCATACACAGCAAAAGGAAGAAGATTCTCTGAAGAACGTAATACCTATTATTCTGGAAAGTATTGCAGAGAAAACACAGCTGACTATTGAATATCAGACCGTAGATTCAAAAGTGACCAATAGAACGATTGAAGCGGTTGGGATTTTCTTTGAATTTAATTTTTGGTATATCATGGCATACTGTACGTTGAGGAAAGATTTCAGACAATTCAGGGTAGATCGTATTTTGCAGATTTTCAAAACACAGACTCCCTTTTTGCAAGAATATGGCCAGATTAATGATTACAGAAAATCACATGGGAATAAAGTGAAGGCAAAACTCCTGGTAGATAAAAAGATAATGGCTCACCTTGTCAATTCTAAAAAATATTATGGTCTGATTGAAGAAGTAGAAACCGACTTGGGAATGGAACTTACTTTTGAAACAGAATGGATCAACGATGGATTTCCCCGCTGGGTTATTACTTTTGCAGACTATGCCACCATCCTTGAGCCGGAAAGTCTTCGGGTTAGAATGGGCGAATTGCTTGTCAAAATGATGGAAAGACATCAATAA